DNA from Drosophila suzukii chromosome 2R, CBGP_Dsuzu_IsoJpt1.0, whole genome shotgun sequence:
CTATTTGGCAATTGGTAGTGCACCAGTCGCCTTGCAACTGGCACAAGCCGTTGAACGTGGGCATATCACCTGTAACTAAACCAGAAGTTAACTCCCAAGTTGGGCACAATCTCCTATTTAAATCAAACTTACGTGCATGGGCACAGACTAAACAGACTAACAAAATAACCAGACAGAGGCGTAGGTATTCCATGCTGATGAGTTGTCAGATTCAGACTGAAAAGCTGGGAAGCTGGGTAGGCGATAAACCATATCAGCCGAATGAATCTTGAACTCATCCCTCTCCGCCGTTCTCTTGCGAAATATTTGGGATTGAATTAAGCTCACTGATTAAGGCCTCTTTGTGTTTCGTTTACAGATCGCTGCGAAGTCTGACCATGGTGGCCGAGTCCGAAGACAATCAGGAGGTCTGAGATCCAAACTCCAATCCTCCTGTGATTAGTTGTAAATAAGCTAAAGGTTCTAAACTCCAGTTAATCAAAGACAAACCGAAAAATATCCATACGCTAGCTAAATGCGTGGGACTCCGAAAGTTCGGTGGTCCATCAAGTAGCCTAAGAATCGCACCGCTGACCAGTATCCAAATATTATGATCTTATGCTATTTAACATAGTCTATCTAAGCCTAACAACAGAAAACACAATTATTCGCTATACCAGCTAAGATATGAAATGCAATAAAGCTTAAACTTATCCATATCACAGCAGACTTTCGTTCTGCCCGGAGGTATGCAAAAGCGGTCATTAATCAGCAGGATGCAATTGCAGTGCCACAGTGGCACATTGAGCGGCTTGCCATCCGAGGGTTAACGAGCTAGGCCAATTGCCAGTTGCAGTGGCAGTTTCCGTTGCAGACAGTAGCCGGCGGGGATTTGTGGTTTAAGTTGAAGTCCTCTATGCAAGCAACTAGAGGTTCGGTCAGAGGCCGCACATAAATCAAGCAACAGGGCTGCTACTTAAAGTAACTGAAAATAAACCTGTGCTGCTTAGTAGGTCACAAAGCTTTACATATCATTATTAActctttctttttaatttgcAACTCTTTTTTCGCTTAGAAAGACTGCAGTACAGTTTAGTTAAcactttttaataaattaaaaccaCTCAATACTTCTTAAacgtaaatatataaattaatgcaGATAGGGAATCCCAATTGTTCTGATTGCTGGCCTTGACTAGCACAGTTGAATAGTGTTTGATAGGACAGCTTTGCAAATGCCTTCTTGGTGGGATCTTGGGACCAACGCAACCCAATAATCTGGCTGAACCATAGGACGTCTACCAGCTAACATAAGTTACGGATTATAGATTACATTATTTACAGAACTTAGTGTCTAGACCTTTAGTCGTCGAAGAATAGTATTTCTAGTATTCGCTTTTGTGCACTCTTCTTGCGCTCCTTGTTCATCTTGAGAAGCTCTGTGGTGACCAACTCTCCAAGCAGATGCTCCGATAATCGCTGCACGCCCGGATGATTGGGCGGCGCCTGGAATTTCCCGAAGTTTGAGGGGTGTGAACCGCTGGCCTGGTGTGGAAACTGCTGGTACAACTGGAATAGGAAGTCCGTGTTTGACGGAAACATGTTCTggtgctgttgttgctgctgattGTTATGGATGTTATTGCCACCGCTGGTATTGTTGCTCCCGCTATTATTGCTGGTgttatttccatttccattgcCCCGCTGCATGGGCATAGAATTACTGTAGTGGTTCTCCTGCTGCATCAATACCTGCGGCTCCAGTAGATCATGGCTATTGTCGTCGGAATCGTCATCCGATTCGTTGCCAAAGTGGCTACCATTGCTGGTCATCTGGTTGTGACCACTGCCATTGAGCTGAACACGGGGTTTTTTCATGTGGAAATTGCTTGATGCCGACGAGTCCAAATCGTCGCCCTTAGGGTTGTAGACGTGTGGCTGTTGCATTTGCAGGTTCGAGTTGTTGCTGATGGAAGCGCCTACGGCGTTGGAAGAGGAATGTACCACCGGAAGCTGCTGACCAGATGCCGGAGACTGTTGCTGAGCCGCCTGCTGTTggtgttgttgctgttgttgatgCTGCTGAGGATGATGCGTGCTGGCTCCGATTCCTTGCAGCGGAGATGAGAGTGGTGATTTCATCGAGGACGAGGTTGAGGTCAGGCTGCCGGCGCTGTTCTGGGCCCCGTTTACGCCCACGGAGCCATCTTTGTACTGATCCTGGTAGCCCTGCGAGGAGTCGGCCATCACAGCCGCTACGGCCGCCGCCTGTTGCTGTATTTGTGACTGTGAGATGTGCTGCAGCTGCTGTGAGGCGACGGCTGCCGCAAAGTCCCTGAAGACCTGATCCGCCTCGATCTTCACCTGGCCATTGACGTTTTCCAGCGCCGAAGCTGCGGCGGTGCTAAGAGCACTCATGGCATGCTGCTGATCCGGCTGGTGGTAGTGGTGGCTTTGACCCGAGCTGCCAAACTGTGCTACATTTTTCATGGAGCCATTTGACTTGTCCACCTGGTATTCGTTGTAGCTAGAGCTGTTGGCCGACTGCGGAGACGTTAGGAAGTTCGGCACATGGCGGTACGACTTGCGTGGCTGTATGTGCTGGTCCAGGAACTTCATCTTCTCCAGGTAGGGGCGCGACAGGTGTTCGTAGACGGGCGGATCGCCCTGCTTCCGCTGCGAGACGTAACGTTCGCGCAGGTACTTCCAGCGCTTCTTGCACGTGTCCACTGCAAAGGAGGACAACATTAAGATACAAGGTCTGGCCGGAGGAGCTCCCGTGCCTCACCGTCCGTGCGCAGCTTCATCGCAATCAGCTGCCAGGCCTCGTCCTTCGTCTCGTACTTGCCGCCATTGGCGCCGCCGTTTAGGTAGTACTTCTGCCGGTTGTAGATCACTCCGTGCTGCGCCACCTCGTCAATTAGCTGCTCGTCCATCATGTTATTCTAATTCGCGTTTTTAGCTGCCAATTTACCTTTGGTGTATGTCAGGCCATTTCCAACACTGGCTTGGAGGCAGCGCGGCAGTGTGACCAAAGCGCGGGAATcgttgtgtttttatttttaaagtaacagcttaaaaaaaaattttttttttatataattttttgtacctaataaaataatttaagaaaCTTAATaatctatattttttatttttgtgatGTTAACTGATCCAAAGTCATCAGATATAACTTAGATTTCAAATTATTACAATGTACTTTtattgaaataattttttaataatttaaacttTATTTGCGGACTAGTTCATTATCAACTAAATTTATTTGCGCTGCAGACCGCCACCAGGGCGGATCACACCGGCGGCTGCCTTTTTAACCTCATCGATTGCATGCATCATGCGATGCGGCTCAGTGAGGAACCATATCCAAAGGACGACGCTATAGCGCCACAGTTTATCCTTTTCCTGAAACGtccgaaataaataaaaataaatttcaaacGTTGCACGACATGATTCTATAACCTTAGAAAAAAGCTGACTTACAATGCGGCCGACAACGTTTTCGAGGAAATCTGTCCGCAAGGATCGCACGGCTTCATCAAGACGATTTTGTTGCTGGGTGACATTGTAAATGGCGCTCAAGTATCGGACATTCTCAAACATGGGCCTTTCAATGGGGGAATCATAGACAAAAGGCCGCAAGGTCTGCTCCAAACGCTTGCTGTGGGAAAGGGTAAAGAGTTAATGAGATACATATGTATTGTGTATGTTCCAACTCACAGTTCTGCCAATTGATCCTGGGCAGCCACACAGGACTTTTTCTGCATGCTCTGAAAGGAATACGAGAGCAGACGGCCGAACTTTTCGTATTCAAAAAGACAAGCCTTGGCCTCGCCAGCCTTTATGTTCTGTCCCAAATGGGCCGACAGCAGATTGGCAATCTCCTGCACAAACGGGGCGCAAATGCCCTGGTAGCTGGCATTGATGGAACGCATTGTCTGAATCCTCTGCCAGGTGGTCTGCGCTTGGTTATGCAGCTCCTCCGAAGTGTCCAGGCAGTTACGCTTCTTGTCACAGTCCAGCTGAATCGCAATCCACAACAGTTCCGCATTGGACAGAGCATCCGATATGATTTTGGTCAGCTTCTTGTCACTCTCGTGGCGCCGAACAGCTCGATCTAGCTTGAGTTTGGTATTCTCGTAGAGTACGAGTTCAATACGCCGCTGGGTATGCTGCTGAATGTGAATAGTAAGATCGTTTAAGAGGGTATCGAAAATGTTGCTCAGCTGATGATCGTTAAGTAGCTGCAAATCGTGCATTTCGCGCGTCATATCAGCCAAACTGAGGCAGTGTATATGGCTGAGATCCAGCTGATCTATTAGAGCCTGCGTGGCCTTGGCCTTGGCTTTGGTCCTTATATAGGATAGGGCATAAAACTGGATGCTGCAAGGTAAGTTCGTGTGAGTTTACTTCTTATGTCATGGGATGTCTAAGATTACCCATGTTGCAAATCCTCCAGCTTGGCCTTCTCCTGCAGAAGATCTGCCTCTGCGCTCTGAAACTCATCATAGTCCTGGATCTTGAAGTTTTCCTTCACATACAGAGTAAAGTATTGCATGAACGAGTCGCACTTGTGGAAGTACTGCTCCAGTGGCAGTTGATGCATGAAGAGTGGCGGCGACTGCTGGGAGGTGAAGGCCTTCTTGGCCTCGCTGCTTAGCCGACAGTTCTCCCGCTGCAATTCCTCCAGTTGCTTGGCCTTGGACTGACATTCGGATATCAGATCCTTCTCCCTTAGTTGCAGCTCGGCGGCAGCGCACTCAACTTCGCTCAGGTGGTTATTTATGGAGTTCTTTGTATTTCTGCAAAGGTAGGATGTAGTAATAGGTAATCAGGATGTTTTCAGAGGATTTCGAATATCTAGGATCTTGAGAGTAAGCGTTTCCATGGAACTAGTAGTTTAAGATTAGTTCGACTGTAAATACATAAACTCCTAAAAACCAGGCCCAGGATACAAATCTCTTACATCATGTCCTCCAGGAGCGTGGCATAATCCCTAGACGCCTCCTCGATCGCTTCAATCCCCATGCTCAGAGCGTCCACATCCTGCTGCTTGTAACTCAGAAGACCAGGGCTCTCCGAGTCGATCTGCAGCAACTTCAACTCCCGTTCCGTTTTACTTAGCCACTCCTCTCGACGCTGCATCTCCTCCGCCTCCAGAGACTGTCGCTCCGTGAGGATATTCGCATCCGTGATGTTCCCCGAGAGGAACTTAAAAAACTGCTCCATCTGCTCATCGTAGAGGATCCACTGGTTCGAGCTGTCCACGCCCAGCTTCTTGAAAAACTCCGAGTTCTGATTGGGAGGACTTATAAATGCaagtttaattaaattatttgatcGAACCTACGCTCAGCAGATCGcccatatttaaaaaaatgacaACACAAGCTGACTGCCTATCGATAGTACCGAGGGATTCTGGCGTCGCTACTAGTGATAACACTTTTCTTAGTTACTTTGAATcgatttaattatttaaaaagcaatagttaCATATGTctatttaaatgttttctatTTACTTGATATAGGTTCTAACCTATTGCTAGGCTAAAAGCAATGGAATCATAAAAGTTTTTGTCGAAAATTTTAGAAatcttataaattattaaggTATGCTTTGTATGCTAGGATTGTTGAATTGCTGTTCTTTTTTAAGTATCAAATCATCGTTgattaattagttttaaagaaACTTAGCATCAATTGAATCAAAAAATTCCTAAAGCGTCAGCAAAATTTTAGCTATAAAAAGTAGCTAAGAAACCGTTACTTTATAAGTTGTATTTTAGGTAACATTTAAAAGTTTATTCATAAATCGCACTCCGGGCACACTGGCAGTAGTTCAATTTTATGTTTAGTTACCAGCTGCGAATTGTGAATTAAGATGTTTAAACTGGCTCGTATGCTCCTGCCGCAGCAGCGGATGCTCGCCAACCCGCTGCGTCTGCAGCGCCTGATCTCCACCAGCGACGAGGTCAACTCGGAGCCCATCCTTAAATCCATGGAAACCATTGGCGGCCTCCCCACCAAACTGGTCAACGAGCAGAAGCTGAAGAAGACAAGCAGGTAATCAACCTACCGGTTCTCGCACTTGACCTTTGCTTTGCCCGTTTGTTTTGTTTACGTTTCGACCGGTATGGTATGCATGTATCGGATGCCTGATTTGGGCGTGATTTCGGATGCGGAATTTCGTGGTACATATCTCTGTTTTCTGTGGGGGAGAAAGTTTGTATTGTACCGTACCCACTTATGCAGTCACGTAGACCAAAGACGAATGAATGTGTGTGTATTTGTGGCTTTGTTAGTTCTG
Protein-coding regions in this window:
- the dgt3 gene encoding augmin complex subunit dgt3; amino-acid sequence: MGDLLSNSEFFKKLGVDSSNQWILYDEQMEQFFKFLSGNITDANILTERQSLEAEEMQRREEWLSKTERELKLLQIDSESPGLLSYKQQDVDALSMGIEAIEEASRDYATLLEDMINTKNSINNHLSEVECAAAELQLREKDLISECQSKAKQLEELQRENCRLSSEAKKAFTSQQSPPLFMHQLPLEQYFHKCDSFMQYFTLYVKENFKIQDYDEFQSAEADLLQEKAKLEDLQHGIQFYALSYIRTKAKAKATQALIDQLDLSHIHCLSLADMTREMHDLQLLNDHQLSNIFDTLLNDLTIHIQQHTQRRIELVLYENTKLKLDRAVRRHESDKKLTKIISDALSNAELLWIAIQLDCDKKRNCLDTSEELHNQAQTTWQRIQTMRSINASYQGICAPFVQEIANLLSAHLGQNIKAGEAKACLFEYEKFGRLLSYSFQSMQKKSCVAAQDQLAELKRLEQTLRPFVYDSPIERPMFENVRYLSAIYNVTQQQNRLDEAVRSLRTDFLENVVGRIEKDKLWRYSVVLWIWFLTEPHRMMHAIDEVKKAAAGVIRPGGGLQRK
- the LOC108008484 gene encoding uncharacterized protein, producing the protein MEYLRLCLVILLVCLVCAHALTGDMPTFNGLCQLQGDWCTTNCQIAGGRDGLCNKVGLCVCRPL
- the LOC108008410 gene encoding uncharacterized protein DDB_G0283357 produces the protein MMDEQLIDEVAQHGVIYNRQKYYLNGGANGGKYETKDEAWQLIAMKLRTDVDTCKKRWKYLRERYVSQRKQGDPPVYEHLSRPYLEKMKFLDQHIQPRKSYRHVPNFLTSPQSANSSSYNEYQVDKSNGSMKNVAQFGSSGQSHHYHQPDQQHAMSALSTAAASALENVNGQVKIEADQVFRDFAAAVASQQLQHISQSQIQQQAAAVAAVMADSSQGYQDQYKDGSVGVNGAQNSAGSLTSTSSSMKSPLSSPLQGIGASTHHPQQHQQQQQHQQQAAQQQSPASGQQLPVVHSSSNAVGASISNNSNLQMQQPHVYNPKGDDLDSSASSNFHMKKPRVQLNGSGHNQMTSNGSHFGNESDDDSDDNSHDLLEPQVLMQQENHYSNSMPMQRGNGNGNNTSNNSGSNNTSGGNNIHNNQQQQQHQNMFPSNTDFLFQLYQQFPHQASGSHPSNFGKFQAPPNHPGVQRLSEHLLGELVTTELLKMNKERKKSAQKRILEILFFDD